In Labrus bergylta chromosome 6, fLabBer1.1, whole genome shotgun sequence, the following proteins share a genomic window:
- the LOC110004196 gene encoding interferon-induced protein with tetratricopeptide repeats 1-like, translating into MSAAQSQTTLESLQCHFTWDLDRSRPKLLLLKDKMEDFSTEKGNRWLGHSYNLWGFIQYKLGLNEEARSLFQKAAETLNKLRDADEGPWLVVNYRNLAWLHHHLGDLEESQAYLSKVDALMEKYPFPTQDDLHPEIYAEKAWTLMFFGEDKKLVVDYFEKAARMQPDMVDWNTSYVIWLKNAQNFSDPMLDPDLLEKMRKAKERDPENLYLAVLYLEQRADEGENIQDEVRELAGNVSTLCCSDSGMWALLNLYIKYISADEAVDLAEEVLKEHPDVRYLKRCVAFCYRWRIVYKRRDYPDPEQSMMDRAIALHEELLSLYPHTPLKKEIDLAIIYAMSRHSKAKAEQIFQKLLENEPAEPEDKQMLYNRYAHHLFFHQNDSHRSIQYLMKAEAIPEKSSFRENSIRILERDKDRGIMCREIEEFFGNLQEPRQ; encoded by the coding sequence tgctgctcagagtcaaaccacactggagtccctgcagtgccacttcacctgggacctggaccgcagcaggccgaaacttttacttctgaaagacaaaatggaggacttcagcacagagaagggaaatagatggctgggccacagttacaacctgtgggggttcattcagtataagctggggttaaatgaagaggcgAGGAGCTTGTtccagaaggctgcagagaccctcaacaagctgagagatgcagatgagggtccttggttagtggtgaactacaggaacctggcctggctgcaccaccacctgggagatctagaggagagtcaggcttacctgtcaaaggttgatgccctgatggaaaaatacccatTTCCAACCCAGgacgacctccatccagagatctacgctgaaaaggcctggaccctgatgttctttggagaggataagaagctggttgttgattactttgagaaagctgccaggatgcagccggacatggtggattggaacaccagctatgtcatatggttaaagaacgcccaaaacttcagtgacccaatgctggaccctgacctcttggagaaaatgagaaaagccaaggaacgggatccagagaacttgtacctTGCTGTGCTCTACCTTGAAcaacgtgctgatgaaggagaaaacattcaagatgaagtccgtgagttggctggaaatgtgagcactctgtgctgcagtgacagtggcatgtgggccttactaaacctttacataaaatacatatctgctgatgaggccgttgatttggcagaggaagttctgaaagaacatccagatgtgcgTTATCTGAAGAGATGTGTTGCGTtctgctacagatggaggatcGTTTATAAAAGGAGAGATTACCCTGatccagaacaaagcatgatggacagagcaatcgctctccacgaggagctgctctctctttaccctcacaCTCCACTCAAAAAGGAAATTGACCTCGCAATTATCTATGCAATGTCACgtcacagcaaggccaaagctgagcagatatttcagaaactgctcgaaaatgaacctgcagaacctgaagacaaacagatgctttacaacAGATATGCACATCATTTATTCTTTCATCAAAATGACTCCCACAGGTCGATACAGTATCTCATGAAGGCAGAAGCAATACCAGAAAAATCTTCCTTCCGTGAGAACAGCATCAGAATCCTGGAGAGGGATAAAGACAGAGGcataatgtgcagagaaattGAGGAGTTTTTCGGAAACCTGCAAGAGCCAAGGCAGTAa